In Myxococcus virescens, the genomic stretch TGGAGCGCATCGGCGACCTGGCGGTGAACATCGCCGAGCGCTCCATGGACCTGAATCAGGCCCCCCCGCTGGCGCCCTACGTGGACACGCCACGGCTGGCGGAGCTGGCCCAGCGGCAGGTCCGCATGTCGCTGGACGCCTTCGTCTCCAGCGACGTCGCCAAGGCGGAGGAGGTGCTCCGGGGCGACGATTTGCTCGATGCCCTCTTCCTCAAGATCTTCAACGAGCTCCTCGCCTACATGATGGAGGATTCGCGCAACATCCGCCGCGCCACGGCGCTGATGTTCATCGCGAAGCACCTGGAGCGCATTGGCGACCACGCGATGAACGTGGCGGAGATGGTCGTCTACATGGTGCGCGGCAAGGACATCCGCCACCCGCAGAGCCGCAACCTGGCGGAGTAACCCGCGGGCGCGGGCTTCACCGCCCTGTCACCGCGAATTGCCCGGCCCGCCCCGGGCGCTTCGCGGGGCTGACGTGGAAGGCCTCTAGCGTGGCAACCGTGGTCGCGCCATGACGGCGCA encodes the following:
- the phoU gene encoding phosphate signaling complex protein PhoU; its protein translation is MPSTHTDKAFEADLRDLREKLLAMGAKVENLIVQSMKALTDRDSTLAEKVVAADKDVNRLEVDIDELCRKILALRQPAASDLRLITTALKIVTDLERIGDLAVNIAERSMDLNQAPPLAPYVDTPRLAELAQRQVRMSLDAFVSSDVAKAEEVLRGDDLLDALFLKIFNELLAYMMEDSRNIRRATALMFIAKHLERIGDHAMNVAEMVVYMVRGKDIRHPQSRNLAE